The DNA region TTAAGGGCCTTTAGCTCAGCTGGCTAGAGCAACCGGCTCATAACCGGTCGGTCCGGGGTTCGAGTCCCTGAAGGCCCACCAATTTAATATGGGGGTGTAGCTCAGTTGGGAGAGCACCTGCCTTGCAAGCAGGGGGTCAGGAGTTCGAATCTCCTCATCTCCACCATTATACATACTAAGGAGTGCCTATCACTTAAGTTATCTTAGGTGGTAGGCACTTTTTTATTGAGTTTTTTTTATCTAAATGATAATATAGTCTTAGTTATTGTATAATTGATTAGGGGTGGTTTTATGCTGGCGCAATCTAATAGAAAATTCACATATGATGAATACTTAGCTATTGCAGAAAAACAAAGAGCAGAGCTGATAGACGGTGAAATTTATCTATTATCTTCTCCTACTTTTGAACATCAAAGGATTATATCAAGACTTAATGTTTTGTTTGAGAATTTACTTGAAGATAACGAATGTGTTCCTGTGATTTCACCTTTTGATGTTATATTAGAAGATAAAAATGAGAAAAATATAGTTCAACCTGATTTGTTAGTTATTTGTGAGCGTGAAAAAATTAATGAGAGAGGTTTTGCAGGGGTTCCTGCTCTAATAGTTGAAGTTCTTTCACATTCAACTGCTTCAAGGGATTATGTAGTAAAAATGAATTTATATATGAGATTTGGTGTTAAGGAATACTGGATAATTAATCCACAATCCAGGACTG from Caloramator mitchellensis includes:
- a CDS encoding Uma2 family endonuclease, with the protein product MLAQSNRKFTYDEYLAIAEKQRAELIDGEIYLLSSPTFEHQRIISRLNVLFENLLEDNECVPVISPFDVILEDKNEKNIVQPDLLVICEREKINERGFAGVPALIVEVLSHSTASRDYVVKMNLYMRFGVKEYWIINPQSRTVEIFNIDENGYYGIPKTYSKDDIVKSQIFDFIQFPINKLFDFKR